The Deltaproteobacteria bacterium region CCTTTTTCAAGGGGGAAAAACTGGCGCTTGTCGGCGGTGGCGATACCGCCATGGAAGAGGCGCTCTTTTTGACGCGGTTTGCCTCAGAGGTGACCGTCATTCACCGTCGCCGTGAATTGCGCGCCTCCAAGATCATGCAGGATCGCGCCATGAAGAATCCCAAAATCAAATGGCTGTGGGACACGGCGGTCACCGATGTACTGGGGGAAAATTCGGTTACGGGGCTTCGGATCAAAAATGTCAAGACAAACGAGGAGAAGGATTTTCCCTGCGGCGGTTTTTTTGTGGCGATCGGGCACGAACCGAACACAAAGCTTTTCGAAGGCCAGCTACTGATGAAAAACGGATACATCGTCACCGAGCCGAAAACCACAAAAACCGGGATCCCCGGCGTCTTTGCCTCAGGCGATGTGCAGGATCATTATTACCGTCAGGCGGTCACCGCCGCCGGGTCCGGTTGCATGGCGGCGATAGACGCGGAACGTTTTTTAGAGAGCTTAGGAGCGTAAGAGCTTAGGAGCCTGGGAAAGAGGGGGAGAGCTTAGGAGCGTAAGAGCTTAGGAGCCTGGAAAAGATGCAAGGGAGAACGTTTAAGGATTTGGAGTGCTGGAAAAAGGCGAGGGAACTTGTTAAGGAAATATATCAGGTTACTCGCTCCGGATCTTTTTCAAAAGATTTTGGTTTGAGAGATCAAATCCAGAGATCAGCAGTGTCCGTTATGGCCAATATTGCCGAGGGTTTCGGCACTTTTTCTGATGTTGAATTTATCAGATTTTTGAGCATTTCCATTCGTTCAGCTTATGAGGTTCAGTCTCATCTTTGTGTCGCATTGGATGCGGGGTATTTACAAGATCGGGAATTGAATCGACTGGATTATTTGTGCAATGAATGTATCAATCTGGCCAAGGGGTTTATTCGGTATCTTAAAGAGAAAATCTAAAATTTCCTACGCTCCTAAGCTCCTAAGCTCCCAAGCTCTAATTTTGATCATTTTCCTTTTGTTGCCTTCGCTTGCCCAAGCAGGAATCTTCGATCTGTCCAGTTATCATCCTTTTGGCCCCCTGCCGGTCCGGACGCAGAATCCGCTCTATCTTCTCTTTGTCGGCTCAACGCTTACGCGCGCGCAAACCCTTTCCAAAGGCGATTTTTCAACCTCCATTGAAACGACCTTCGGCAATCTCTTCGAGCGGCGCGTGCGGGCGACGGGGCTGGGGATCGACCTCGACATGGAACTTATCCGAACGGCGGTCGATTTTTCTTATGGTCTGACGGACCGTTTGGAACTGGGGCTTCAGCTTCCGTTCCTCTCCTTTTCAGCCGGATTTCTCGATTCGTTTATCCAGG contains the following coding sequences:
- the trxB gene encoding thioredoxin-disulfide reductase, coding for MPIYNVIIIGSGPAGLTAAIYAARANLKPLLIEGYQAGGQLMITTDVENYPGFPEGIMGPELMGLWRKQAERFGTELVTRDVTKVDFKSKPLKVWVGEEVFESKTVIISTGASAKLLGLKNELRLMGKGVSACATCDGAFFKGEKLALVGGGDTAMEEALFLTRFASEVTVIHRRRELRASKIMQDRAMKNPKIKWLWDTAVTDVLGENSVTGLRIKNVKTNEEKDFPCGGFFVAIGHEPNTKLFEGQLLMKNGYIVTEPKTTKTGIPGVFASGDVQDHYYRQAVTAAGSGCMAAIDAERFLESLGA
- a CDS encoding four helix bundle protein, which produces MQGRTFKDLECWKKARELVKEIYQVTRSGSFSKDFGLRDQIQRSAVSVMANIAEGFGTFSDVEFIRFLSISIRSAYEVQSHLCVALDAGYLQDRELNRLDYLCNECINLAKGFIRYLKEKI